One Brienomyrus brachyistius isolate T26 unplaced genomic scaffold, BBRACH_0.4 scaffold64, whole genome shotgun sequence genomic window carries:
- the puf60a gene encoding poly(U)-binding-splicing factor PUF60a isoform X1, with protein MAVAVTAGGEALMMENGQSTASKLGLPPLTPEQQEALQKAKKYAMEQSIKSVLVKQTIAHHQQQLTSLQMASLTMGFGDALSPLQSVAAQRQRALAIMCRVYVGSIYYELGEDTIRQAFAPFGPIKSIDMSWDSVTMKHKGFAFVEYEVPEAAQLALEQMNSVMLGGRNIKVGRPSNIGQAQPIIDQLAEEARAFNRIYVASVHPDLSDEDIKSVFEAFGRIKSCTLARDPTTGKHKSYGFIEYDKAQSAQDAVSSMNLFDLGGQYLRVGKAVTPPMPLLTPATPGGLPPAAAVAAAAATAKITAQEAVAGASVLGALAAPALTLGQQLGALPQAVMASQAPGVITGVTPARPALPVLPQVGLVNPVLASPPVLSAAVVAAAVQEAKKEKEKEEEEASQDGTGQEMLSEQEHMSISGSSARHMVMQKLLRKQESTVMVLRNMVGPEDIDDDLEGEVTEECGKFGAVNRVIIYQEKQGEEDDAEVIVKIFVEFSMASEMNKAIQALNNRWFGGRKVIAEVYDQERFDNSDLSA; from the exons ATGGCGGTGGCAGTGACTGCG GGAGGCGAGGCTCTGATGATGGAGAATGGACAGAGCACGGCCTCGAAGCTCGGCCTGCCACCTCTCACTCCCGAGCAGCAGGAGGCGCTGCAGAAG GCAAAGAAGTACGCAATGGAGCAGAGTATAAAGAGCGTACTGGTTAAGCAGACCATCGCCCACCATCAGCAGCAGCTCACCAGTCTGCAG ATGGCATCTCTGACGATGGGCTTTGGAGACGCACTCTCGCCTTTGCAGTCG GTGGCGGCTCAGCGCCAGCGCGCCCTCGCCATCATGTGCAGGGTCTACGTGGGCTCCATCTACTACGAGCTGGGGGAGGACACCATTCGGCAGGCCTTTGCCCCCTTTGGCCCCATCAAAAGTATCGACATGTCCTGGGACTCTGTTACTATGAAGCACAAG ggctttgcctttgtGGAGTACGAGGTTCCTGAGGCAGCACAGCTGGCCCTGGAGCAGATGAACTCTGTGATGCTGGGTGGAAGGAACATCAAG GTAGGGCGGCCCAGCAACATCGGTCAGGCACAACCCATCATTGACCAGCTGGCGGAGGAAGCCCGTGCCTTCAACCGCATCTATGTGGCGTCCGTCCATCCCGACCTCTCGGACGAGGACATCAAGAGTGTCTTTGAGGCTTTCGGCCGCATCAAGTCCTGCACGCTGGCGAGAGACCCAACCACGGGCAAACACAAGAGCTATGGCTTCATTG AGTACGACAAGGCGCAGTCGGCTCAGGACGCCGTCTCCTCCATGAACCTCTTTGACCTGGGGGGGCAATATCTGCGAGTGGGGAAGGCCGTGACCCCGCCGATGCCCCTCCTGACCCCCGCCACGCCTGGAGGCCTGCCCCCTGCTGCTGCagtggctgctgctgctgctactgCCAAAATCACTGCCCAG GAAGCTGTAGCTGGGGCCTCTGTACTGGGAGCTCTGGCTGCACCTGCACTTACCCTTGGTCAACAGCTGGGGGCGCTCCCACAGGCTGTCATGGCCTCCCAGGCACCTGGTGTCATCACAG GGGTGACTCCAGCGAGACCTGCCCTCCCTGTGCTACCCCAGGTCGGGCTGGTTAACCCAGTGCTAGCCTCCCCACCAGTGCTCTCTGCCGCGGTGGTAGCAGCAGCGGTCCAGGAGGCCAAAAAagagaaggagaaggaggaggaggaggcatcTCAGGATGGGACTGGACAGGAGATGCTGAGTGAGCAGGAACACATGAGCATTTCGGGCAGCAGTGCCAGACACATGGTTATGCAGAAGCTTCTGAGGAAACAGGAG TCGACGGTCATGGTGTTGCGGAACATGGTGGGCCCAGAGGACATCGACGACGACTTAGAGGGCGAGGTGACGGAAGAGTGCGGCAAGTTCGGCGCCGTCAATCGCGTCATCATCTATCAGGAGAAACAAGGCGAGGAGGATGACGCCGAGGTGATCGTGAAGATCTTTGTGGAGTTCTCCATGGCTTCGGAGATGAACAAGGCCATCCAGGCCCTGAATAACCGCTGGTTTGGCGGCCGGAAGGTCATCGCAGAGGTGTACGATCAGGAACGCTTCGACAACAGTGACCTGTCCGCATAG
- the puf60a gene encoding poly(U)-binding-splicing factor PUF60a isoform X2 has translation MMENGQSTASKLGLPPLTPEQQEALQKAKKYAMEQSIKSVLVKQTIAHHQQQLTSLQMASLTMGFGDALSPLQSVAAQRQRALAIMCRVYVGSIYYELGEDTIRQAFAPFGPIKSIDMSWDSVTMKHKGFAFVEYEVPEAAQLALEQMNSVMLGGRNIKVGRPSNIGQAQPIIDQLAEEARAFNRIYVASVHPDLSDEDIKSVFEAFGRIKSCTLARDPTTGKHKSYGFIEYDKAQSAQDAVSSMNLFDLGGQYLRVGKAVTPPMPLLTPATPGGLPPAAAVAAAAATAKITAQEAVAGASVLGALAAPALTLGQQLGALPQAVMASQAPGVITGVTPARPALPVLPQVGLVNPVLASPPVLSAAVVAAAVQEAKKEKEKEEEEASQDGTGQEMLSEQEHMSISGSSARHMVMQKLLRKQESTVMVLRNMVGPEDIDDDLEGEVTEECGKFGAVNRVIIYQEKQGEEDDAEVIVKIFVEFSMASEMNKAIQALNNRWFGGRKVIAEVYDQERFDNSDLSA, from the exons ATGATGGAGAATGGACAGAGCACGGCCTCGAAGCTCGGCCTGCCACCTCTCACTCCCGAGCAGCAGGAGGCGCTGCAGAAG GCAAAGAAGTACGCAATGGAGCAGAGTATAAAGAGCGTACTGGTTAAGCAGACCATCGCCCACCATCAGCAGCAGCTCACCAGTCTGCAG ATGGCATCTCTGACGATGGGCTTTGGAGACGCACTCTCGCCTTTGCAGTCG GTGGCGGCTCAGCGCCAGCGCGCCCTCGCCATCATGTGCAGGGTCTACGTGGGCTCCATCTACTACGAGCTGGGGGAGGACACCATTCGGCAGGCCTTTGCCCCCTTTGGCCCCATCAAAAGTATCGACATGTCCTGGGACTCTGTTACTATGAAGCACAAG ggctttgcctttgtGGAGTACGAGGTTCCTGAGGCAGCACAGCTGGCCCTGGAGCAGATGAACTCTGTGATGCTGGGTGGAAGGAACATCAAG GTAGGGCGGCCCAGCAACATCGGTCAGGCACAACCCATCATTGACCAGCTGGCGGAGGAAGCCCGTGCCTTCAACCGCATCTATGTGGCGTCCGTCCATCCCGACCTCTCGGACGAGGACATCAAGAGTGTCTTTGAGGCTTTCGGCCGCATCAAGTCCTGCACGCTGGCGAGAGACCCAACCACGGGCAAACACAAGAGCTATGGCTTCATTG AGTACGACAAGGCGCAGTCGGCTCAGGACGCCGTCTCCTCCATGAACCTCTTTGACCTGGGGGGGCAATATCTGCGAGTGGGGAAGGCCGTGACCCCGCCGATGCCCCTCCTGACCCCCGCCACGCCTGGAGGCCTGCCCCCTGCTGCTGCagtggctgctgctgctgctactgCCAAAATCACTGCCCAG GAAGCTGTAGCTGGGGCCTCTGTACTGGGAGCTCTGGCTGCACCTGCACTTACCCTTGGTCAACAGCTGGGGGCGCTCCCACAGGCTGTCATGGCCTCCCAGGCACCTGGTGTCATCACAG GGGTGACTCCAGCGAGACCTGCCCTCCCTGTGCTACCCCAGGTCGGGCTGGTTAACCCAGTGCTAGCCTCCCCACCAGTGCTCTCTGCCGCGGTGGTAGCAGCAGCGGTCCAGGAGGCCAAAAAagagaaggagaaggaggaggaggaggcatcTCAGGATGGGACTGGACAGGAGATGCTGAGTGAGCAGGAACACATGAGCATTTCGGGCAGCAGTGCCAGACACATGGTTATGCAGAAGCTTCTGAGGAAACAGGAG TCGACGGTCATGGTGTTGCGGAACATGGTGGGCCCAGAGGACATCGACGACGACTTAGAGGGCGAGGTGACGGAAGAGTGCGGCAAGTTCGGCGCCGTCAATCGCGTCATCATCTATCAGGAGAAACAAGGCGAGGAGGATGACGCCGAGGTGATCGTGAAGATCTTTGTGGAGTTCTCCATGGCTTCGGAGATGAACAAGGCCATCCAGGCCCTGAATAACCGCTGGTTTGGCGGCCGGAAGGTCATCGCAGAGGTGTACGATCAGGAACGCTTCGACAACAGTGACCTGTCCGCATAG